ATTTAAAACAAAAACTAAAAGATTTTAATGAACTTGTAATGTTTGAACACTCTATATTTTCACTGCCGTTTATCTTTATAGCGATGGTAGTAGCGGCTGATGGATGGTTTGGTTTTGGACTTCTGTTTTTAGGAGCATTAGCTGCTGTAACTGCAAGAAATTTTGCAATGGGTGTGAACCGTTATGCAGATCGTGATATCGATGCACATAACCCTCGTACGGCAAACCGTCCAAATGTTGACGGAAGACTTGATGCAACTTCTATACTTATTTTTATCGGAGTGAATGCTCTTGCTTTTATCGTAATAGCATACTTGATTAACCCTTTGGCATTTAAACTCTCTATACCGATCTTGTTGGTACTTGGCTCATACTCATATTTTAAGCGTTTCTCTTCAATGGCTCATATAATTTTAGGAATTTCTCTTGGGCTTGCACCAATTGCGGGAGTTATAGCAGTAAGTGCAGCAATCCCTATCTGGTCAGTACTTCTTGCTCTTGGTGTTATTTTCTGGGTAGCTGGTTTTGATCTGCTTTATTCACTCCAAGATATGGAATATGATGTAGAAAAAGGGCTGCACTCAATCCCGTCAAAATACGGTGCAGAATCAACACTTTTTATCTCAGCACTTTTCCATGGACTTGCAGTGCTTTTTTGGCTCCTTTTTGTATGGGCTGCAGATCTTGGCTTTTTCGCACTTTTAGCAGCTGCGGGCAGCGGGCTGGTTCTTGCGTATGAGCAAAAGCTGGTACGTCGTGATTTTACACAGATAGACAGAGCATTTTTTACAGTTAACGGTTATCTAGGTATTGTATTTTTTATCTTAATAGTACTCGATAGGATATTAGCATGAGTGAACCACGTTTAGTACCGGCACCGATAAGTATCTCTTTTAGTGAAGCAGATTTAGACCTTGAAAATTACGAAAGAGAGTTTCAGAGTTTAAGTGAGAGTGATGATGACCCGATCGCACAATGGCTCAAACTTGCAAAAGCAAGAGGGGAAGCATCGGAGAGTGATCCGGTACTTTTAAATCTACTTGTAGAACTTCATAGAAAAGTAGATGCCCTTGAAGCATTTTTGAAAAATGAAACTCCTAAAAGAGTTTCGTTGACAACTGAAGAAGATATTGAAGGGATCGGATTTGAGCACTTCAAATTAAAACAGCCAGCTTTAGAGGTTGGCAAAACTTACTATGGTCGTATTGAGATGCCGGTACACCCAAAGAGAGATGTAGGTGTGTTTTTTAAAGCCCAGAGCCCTACATTGGCAAAATTTACCCGTATTCATGAGAGAGACGAAAAAGAGTGGGCATCATATATGACTGCTCGTGAACGTGTACTTATCAGAGAGTTAAGAGAGAAGAAAAATTGAATTTAGAGCAGATAAATTTTCAGCTGGAGTATGTTGTCGTCATTATGGCGCTCATCATTTTATATCTTTTATATTATGTTTATACAAAAGATACGACCTACTCTAAAAATATCCGCTCTGTAGCTTCTGTTGTGGAAGATTTGAATCGTGAGCTTTATTATCTCAAAAAACAATTATCAGAAGCTGAGACAAAGTTTCAGTCAAACTCACAAAGAATGAATGATGATGAGATCTATCAGGAGATCGAGAGAAGTGTGTACGATATGGTGCAACCACTCTCTATAGCCATGAAACAATTACAATCAAATATTGAAGTGATTGAGGGGCAGATCGAACATAGAATAGCACAGCTTGAAAGCGGTGTAAAACAATTTTCTATTCCGACATCTATCCATGCAAATGATGATGAAAAAATTATTTCACTTTTTAAGCAGGGTGTATCGATCGAAACAATAGCAAAAGAACTCCATCTTTCAAAACCTGAAGTAGAGTTTGTTCTTAAAATCAATAAAATCAAGTAGTATTAATGGCGGATAGAAAACTTTTTACTTTAGTATCTATTTTAGTAGGACTAAGTATTATTATCTCCTATTCACTCACAGAGTATACGGTTTTACTTTTCGATACAAACCAGTTCCATTTTGCGATCCGTCAAACTGTTTTTGGTTTGGTTGGGATTGTACTTATTTATGTCCTTTCACTGGGTGATCCGGATAAACATCTTAAACCGCTTGGATTTACACTCTTTTTCGGTTCATTAATACTTATGATAGCTATGCCTTTTTTACCGGAGAGTGTGGTTTCAGAAGTTGGTGGTGCAAAACGCTGGATCAAAGTAGCGGGATTCTCTTTAGCTCCTGTTGAGTTTTTTAAAGTTGGATTTGTATACTTTTTAGCATGGAGTTTCTCTCGTAAACTTGGACATCATAACGGCATGGGGATAAGAAGTGAATTCCGCCGTTTCCTCCCTTATGCAGTAGTGTTTGTTGCTGCAATGTTTATTATCGCCTTTTTGCAAAAAGATTTAGGACAGGTTGTAGTTCTTGGCGGGACGCTTCTGTTTATGCTTATCTTTGCAGGAAGCAGTTTTAAATTTTTCCTGAGTATTTTAGGTGGAATCTTCGGAGCGGTGGTACTGTTTATTCTGACAGCTGAACACCGTATTGCCCGTATTAAATCTTGGTGGGCATTGGCACAAAATTCTGTATTAGAGATCATGCCTGAGTTTGTTGCCGAGAAGTTGCGTGTACCTGTTGAGGTAGAACCATATCAGATAGGTCACTCACTCAATGCTATTCACAACGGTGGACTCTTTGGTGTTGGGCTTGGTAACGGTACATTTAAACTTGGATTTTTATCTGAAGTACATACCGACTTTGTTTTAGCCGGAATTGCCGAAGAGTTTGGATTTATAGGGATACTTTTTGTTGTGTTTATTTTTATGTGGATGCTGCAAAGAATATTTAAAATTGCCAACCGTACCAAAGATACAAGTATCTATCTTTTTAGTATCGGAATAGGTCTAGTATTGTCGTTTGAGTTCTTGGTAAATGCCTACGGTATTAGTGGAATTACCCCTATTAAAGGGATCTCGGTACCGTTTTTATCTTACGGTGGTTCGGCGATGCTCGGTGCTTGTTTATCTGTAGGAATGGTACTTATGGCATCTAAAAAAGCAAATATGAATGGAAAGACCTCTATCTCAACCTCTGAATAAACTTCAGAGGGCTAAAAAAAGTTAAAATTGTGTAAAATATTTTTGAAGCGTAGCTGTAGCTACGGTGATGGAAATTTTTGTGCAAGGTTGATTTTTTTTAACCCTCCCTTCGGGTAAGTTATACAAGCGTATACTCTGTGTTAGATAACCTTCAGCATAGCTCACTATGCTAAAGAACATCTGCCTTGATTATAAACTTGTATAATTTACTGAAGAAAATTCAGAGGTTGTGATAGAGGTCTATATGAAAATTTGTATAACAGGTGGTGGAACAGGCGGTCACTTAATGGTAGCCGAGGCTTTGGTTGAAGCTGTTGTAAATGATGGAGATGAAGCGATATTTATCGGTTCAAACAAAGGTCAGGACCAAAAGTATTTCGGTGAGCATAGTGAGTTTTCACATGTCTACTTTTTGGAAACTACGGGTGTTGTCAACCAAAGAGGTTTGGGAAAAATAAAAGCACTCTATAAAGTGTTCAAAGCTTTTTTAGAGGCAAGAAAGATTTTAAAAGAACACAAAATAGAAGCGACTTACAGTGTCGGCGGTTTTTCTGCAGCAGCGGCATCTTTTGCGACACTCTCTTTATTTAAACCCCTTTTCATTCATGAACAAAATGCAAAAACAGGACGACTCAATGGGCTTTTAAAACCATTTGCCAAACGTTTTATCTCTGGATATGAGAAAGATTCCAAGATTCAGGGGTATCCGGTTAAAGAGGTTTTTGTAAAAACTGCACGAGTGAGAACGGAGTTAAATACGATCATATTTTTAGGCGGCAGTCACGGGGCACGCGCTATTAACGATCTAGCACTCAGTGTAGCCTGGAAATTAAAAAAACAAGGGATTAAAATTATTCATCAAGCAGGGGAGAGTGACTTGCAAAGGGTGGAGGAAGAGTATAAAAAACTAGGCATTGACGATGTTGAACTCTATGGCTTTACAAAAGAGCTCCCAACATTAATCGAAAAGGCAGATATGGCGGTAAGCCGTGCGGGAGCTTCAACACTTTGGGAGTTAAGTACAAATGGATGTCCAGCTTTTTACATCCCGTACCCATATGCAGCTGGTGATCATCAGTACTATAATGCAAAGTTTATTGTAGATAATGATTTGGGCTGGTGTGAGCGAGAGGGTGAAGAGTTGCAATCAAAACTGCTTCATGCAATCAAAGAGAGTGCACTCGCTACTAAAAGTGAAAAGCTTTTGGAATATAATCAAAAAAATGTAGCGACCACAATGATCACAGAGGTGAGGGATCTGCTCAATGCTTAAGGATTTAGCACAGTTTTTAGTTGATCAGATATTTGAGTTTGGATATCCGGGAATATTTATACTGATGGCTATTGAATCAAGTTTTATCCCGTTTCCTAGTGAGATAGTTCTTGTCCCTGCAGGATATTTGGCATCTCAAGAGAAGATGAATATAGTTTTAATAGCTTTGAGTGCCGTTGGTGGTTCTATGGTTGGAGCGTTTATTAACTACTATCTTGCATATTTTGTAGGGCGTAAGTTTTTAAATAAATATGGAAAGTACTTTTTTATCTCTAAAGAGGTACTTGCTAAAATGGACAGCTTCTTTACAAAGCATGGAGCAATATCAACTTTTACCGGAAGACTTATTCCCGGTATTCGTCAGCTTATCTCGATCCCTGCCGGTTTAGCGCATATGGATATAGTAAAGTTTTCAATATATACGGCTTTAGGTGCTGGACTATGGTCACTTGTTCTGATATTTTTAGGGTACTTCATAGGTGAAAATCAAGAGTTGATAGATCAGTATTTAAAACAAATAACTTTCTCTATAGTTATTTTAGTTATAATATTTGCTTTCATATATTATAAAATCAAAATAAAAAAGGTTTAAAATGGAGTATATGTTTTCGAGTGGTTTTTTTGGTACTAGAGCACCACTTTTTATGGATGTTGTTACATTAATAGTAGCGGTTTTACCGTTATTGATTTTTGGTGGAATCATGTTTGCAAAAAAAGGTAATTATAAAATGCATGCTTTTGCACAAAACTTGATCTATGTGGTTTCTGTTATCGTTGTGATTTATTTTGAATACGGTGTACGTATAGGAGGTGGGTTCGCCACTTTTGCATCTGATACGGAAGTAAATTATACCTATGCACTTTTTGTATTAGTTTTTCATATTGCAATTGCAGTGGCTACATTTTTTTACTGGACACTTACAATCATTAAAGCAAATAAATGGTTTAAAGCAGATGTTATACCTGGAGAGATGTCAAAAACTCATAAACTGATGGCGATTAAAAGTTTTGTAGGTATTATCTTTACATCTATGACAGGTATCTGGGTGTATATATCACTATTTATATAAAAATTTTAAAGGAGAAATGAATGATAGAAGTTGGCGCAGCTGCACCGGAGTTTTGTTTACCAAATCAAGATGATGTGGAGATCTGTTTACGTGATCTCAAAGGAAAATGGATAGTTCTTTATTTTTATCCAAAGGATTCAACTCCGGGTTGTACGACTGAAGCGTGTGAGTTTACGGAAGCTATGCCGGAATTTGGTAATATGGATGCTATTATTTTAGGTGTGAGTGCAGACTCTACAAAAAGACATCGTAACTTTATAGAAAAACAAAACCTTAGCATTACACTACTAAGTGATGAATCAACTGATATGATGCAAGAGTACGGTGTATGGCAACTAAAGAAAAATTACGGTCGTGAATATATGGGGATAGTTCGTTCAACGCTTATTATCGATCCTCAAGGTGTAGTTCAAGCTGTTTGGGAAAAAGTTCGTGTAAAAGGTCATGTTGAAGCTGTAAAAGAGAAGCTTGCGGAGTTGCAAGGCTAATTCATTTGGCTTGATGCATGGACTGTTTTTACAGAATAGGAAGCTCAAAATAGAGCCAAAAGTAGTTCCACTTGAAAAAGTGGAACAATACCTAATTAAATATTAGAATTTATATCTTAGATAAAAACGAATATCCTGCGCATTTTTAACTATATTTCCGAGCATATCTTGTGCAGTCGTATTTCCTGCATTCGCAGCTGTTTCTATGTCAGAAATTTTCATTGCTGCACCAGTTGAATCTCCAAAGAATCCATTACTTCCTGTAAAGTCGTAATCTATATACGTATAGCGGATCTGCATAGATAAAATATCTTCTACAAGGTATTCTGTAAAATAAGCTTCATATGCATTACCGCGTGCAGCCATTTTTGAACCTATATTTGTATCTTCTGCATAAGTAATACTTCTCCAGTATTTCGTACCATGGTTAAATTCTAATCCCCATCTTCCATCTTCTGTGATAAGTGAAGGGAATTGTGTACCGATCCAGTATGAATAACCTGTTTTTGATTCTCCGGCAGTTGTTTGTTGTCCATCCAGTGTCCATTCCGAATAAAGCATTCTAGCATCTGCTTTTGGATCAGTTTTACTCATAGCACCACTTACGAAGAAAGTAGTTTCATCTAAAAAGTCACTGATACCATCTCCTATACCGTTAATCATAAAGCTTGCTGTAGCACTATACATCCCCCCTACAGTTTCCATACCGTAAAATTGATTTGTAGCAGTGTTTATATCGGCTCCGATTAAATTGTTTGCATAATAAAGCTGAGTATCTAAAGTATACTGACCGTCACTGTAAGCTCTAAAAATAAATCCAGCAAGATCAATATCTGCAAGATCACCTTCAGTCGTTGCATATGGAACTGAAGTTTGAATAGTACTTGTGTTCATATCCATTGCAAAGAATTTTGGAGCTGCATTTGTACCGCCGCGACCTGCACAGAACTTAACATACATACCGTTAACTCCAGTCAGGTTTTCAAGCTTAAATAGAGAACTTAAACCATCAAACTCAACATTAATTGAATGTCCTTGAGGCGATGCTGCATGATCATCATCTCTTAGGTTAATAAGGTGTCCGTTTGTTGATGGACGACGACCTATACTAAATGTCCATGGGATATCAGTTCCAACAAATGTTGAGTTTTTGTATAGAAAGTATGCATTTTTTACACGGAGAGTATCATCATAAGCATTCTCATTCGTAATCCAGTCAAATGTTTCAAACGGAGTCATATTAGCTCCTGAACCACTTCTGTGTCCAAATGCTTTATTATATGCTAGTTGCCCATGAAAACTGATTTGGTGAGTTGCTGCCCAGTCCATATTTAACCAGAATCTATTTGTCATGAAAGCATCATTTTGATATTTATCTCCATTTGCCATTTCATAATCTAGATTTTCTAATGCAAATCTGTAATCAACACCAAATTTTAAATGGTTACCACTTGTAGCTTTATTGATCTCTGTAATGCTTTCATCTAGCTCTTCAAATGCTTCGATAACATCAAAATCTTCTTCCTCGTCAGAATCCTCTTCGTTATCTGTTTCTTCATCAGAGTCAGCATCTTCACTTTCGTCTTCGTCATCTGATTTTTTAGATGTAACTGATATAGACTTTTTTGCTCTTAATTCTTCTAGCTCTTTTTGCATTTTTTGCATTTTAGCTTCCATTGCTTCGAAGCGATCGTACATTGTGTCAGCTGATAAATTACTCCCTAGTATCGTAGCTGAAGCGACCAATGATAATAATAAAGGCTTATTCATCTCTTCCCTTTTCGTATTACATTTATTAATACTTTCTGCATTAATTCCGTTACTATACATTAATCTATATAAATCTTTTTTTAAACTATGTGATAAAAATATAATATCTAAATCCTATGTAAAAGAAAGCTTAAATTAAACATAGTTTCAGTATAATTCGCCGATTTTTCTTCCGCAAGGCTAGAAAATATTAACAGGCTAATGTCAAAAAGTTAGTGCGACCTCTTCAGATTATAAGAGTCATCGTTCGACATTTTCCAAAGCTAACTAACATTATTTCTGGCTCAAAAATGTAGCCTTTAAAGGACCTTATATGGTAACTATGAAAGACCTATTAGAATGTGGTGTACACTTCGGTCACCAAACTCGTCGTTGGAATCCAAAAATGAAAAAATTCATTTTCGGTGTTCGTAAAAATATCTATATCCTAGATTTACAAAAAACTTTACGTTACTTCCGTAACACTTACCAAATCGTATTAGATGCTGCTGCAGAAGGTAAAACAGTACTTTTCGTTGGTACAAAGAAACAAGCTCGTAACTCTGTAAGAGAAGCTGCTCTTTCTTGTGGTATGCCATACGTAGATAACAGATGGTTAGGTGGTATGCTTACTAACTTCCCAACTATTCAAAAATCTATCCGTAAACTTGACGTAATTACTGAGATGCAAGAAAACGGTCAAATTGATCTTTTAACTAAAAAAGAAGCATTAATGCTTTCTAGAACTAAAGATAAACTTGAAATGTACTTCGGTGGTATTCGTGATATGAAAAAACTACCAGATATGCTTTTCATTATCGATGCTGCTAAAGAGCACACTGCAGTTTTAGAAGCAAGACGTCTTGGTATTCCAGTTGTAGCTCCACTAGATACAAACTGTGATCCAGATCTTATCACTTACCCAATCCCAGGTAATGATGATGCTATCCGTTCTATTCAACTTTTCTGTCGTGAGATGGCTGCAGCTATCAACGAAGGTAAAGCTTTAGCAGAAGGTGGTGCAGATAACTCTAACGAGGAAGCATCTGAAGAAGCTGCAACTGAAGAAGCAGCAGTAGAAACTACAGAGGAAGCATAATTATGGCAGCAATTACAGCAGCAATGGTTAAGGAGCTCAGAACTGCAACTGACGCTCCAATGATGGATTGTAAAAAAGTTTTAGTTGAAGCTGACGGAGATATCGAAAAAGCAAAAGAGCTTTTAAAAGAAAGAGGTATCGCTAAAGCTGCTAAGAAAGCTGATAGAGTTGCAGCAGAAGGTCTTGTAGGTCTTAAAATTGCTGATGACTGTTCTAAAGCTACAGTTGTTGAAATTAACTCTGAAACTGACTTCGTTGCTCAAAATGAAGGTTTCAAAGATTTAGTTCTTAAAACAACTGAAGAAGTTTTCAACACTAATCCAACTGATGTTGAAGGTGTAATGGGTACTGAATTCGGTACTTACTTCACTGAAAGCGTTGCAAAAATCGGTGAAAAAATTGAACTTCGCCGTTTCGGTAGTTTAGAAGCTGAAGATGATACTGTTGCAATGAATGCTTATGTTCACTCTAACAACAGAATCGCTGTAATCGTAAAAGCTAAATGTGACTCTGCAAAAACTGCTGAAGGTATGAAAGATGTACTTAAGCAAGTTGCAATGCACGCATCTGCTATGAAACCACAAGTTTTAAGCTACAAAGATTTCTCTACTGAATTCGTTGAGTCTGAAACTAAAGGTCGTATCGAAGCTATTAAAAAAGAGAACGAAGAGTTAGCACGTTTAGGTAAAACACTTAAAAATGTTCCATCATTCGTATCTATGGTTCAATTAACTGACGAGATCATGAAAAAAGCTGAAGAAGATATCAAAGCTGATCTTGCGGCTCAAGGGAAACCTGAAAAAATCTGGGACAAAATCATCCCTGGTTCGTTAGCTCGTTTTGTTGATGACAACACTACTTTAGATAAAGAGCAAGCTTTACTTGACCAAACTTACGTACTTGACGATAAGAAAACAGTAGCAGAGGCTGTTGAGGCTGCTGCTAAAGCTCTTGGCGGAACTGCTGAGATCGTTGACTTTATCCGTCTTGAAGTGGGTGAAGGTATCGAGAAAGCTGAAGATGACTTCGCAGCTGAAGTAGCTGCACAAATGGCTTAATGCCTTTTTGAGCTAAGGGTGTTTATCCCTTAGCCATCCCCTTTACTACACATTAATTTTCCTTATATAAATTCCTTTTAACATGCTATAATCTTTTTATGCAAAAAGATCAAAAAAATAAAATCGTGATCATTGGCGGTGGATATGCCGGACTCAATGCACTAAAAAAACTCGCTAAAGATCAAAACAACGAGATTGTACTTATTGATAAAAAAGCGTATCACTTTATGCAGACAGATGTATATGACCTGATAGCGAACGAACACGATTTTGCCCAAGTGAGTGTTGATCTTTTTACTTACTGTACAGGGTTTGATCACAACGTTACTTTTTTAAAAGAAGAGATAAAGAGCGTTGACTTTAAAAACAAAAAAGTTATCTCTGAACGAAAAAGAATAACCTATGACTATCTCATAATAGCAGTAGGTGCTAGAACAAAGTTTTTCTCAAATATTGAAGGTTTAAGAGAGTATGCCTACGGTGTAAAGGCACTTCATAGGGCTATGTATTTTAAACAAAAGTTTGAGATGAGTCTTTTTCAAAAGATCGATCAAGAAGGAACATACTGTAAACCTTTAAATATCGTGATCGCAGGTGGGGGGTTAAGCGGTGTTGAGATCTCTGCACAGATGGCATCTTTTGCAAAAGAGTTTTATAAAAACAATAATTTTTTATGTAGAAAACTCAATATTGTACTGGTAAATTCTTCAGAGTTTGTTTTAAAGAACTTGGATGATAAGCTTGTGAAATATTCAGAAAAGCATCTAAAAAAGCTCGATGTGACAATTAAGAGAAATGCAAAAGTTCAGAGTTTAACGCCAACTAGGGTAACCCTTAGTAACGGAGAAGAGCTTGAGATGGATTTTATGATCTTTGCAGGGGGAATAGAGCCAAACGGATTAGTATTTAACTTAGAGTTATCGAAAAATCAACAGGGTTATTTAGAAACCAATGAGTATCTTCAAAGTGTTAATCATGAAGATGTTTTTGTTGTCGGGGACTGTACGACAATTTATGATAAAAATAAAAAACGTTTACCCCCTACTGCTGATATTGCAGAACAGATGGGTAGATGTGCTGCTAATAATATTACAAGACTTATATACAAACAAAAATTGAAAAAACACATGGTACGCCAAAGAGGGATACTCATTGCTTTAGGAAGACGATATGCATGTGGAAAAGTTTTTGGTTTATATCTAAACGGTTTTAGTGCATACCTTATGAAAAAAGCTATTGAAAAACTTTATCTATTTAAACTGAATAAGCAATCGAAAAAGGGTTGTAAAAAGATATTTTGTACCCTACAAGATTAATTTAGTAACTTTTCACTATAATCTTTTTATGGAAATTTTAGAAGCAAACAACCTTTCACACTCATTTGATTACAAGTTATTTGATGATGTTTCATTCTCTTTAAATAAAAAAGAACGCATAGCTATTATCGGAATGAGCGGAAGCGGAAAGTCGACACTTTTACATATCATCTCATCACTCTTAAAACCTCAAAGCGGCAGTGTAAAACTTTTTGGAGAAGATATCTATAATCTCAATAAAAGTAAACTCGCAGAGATTAAAAGAGATAAAATCGGGCTTGTATTTCAGTCCCATTATCTTTTTCGCGGTTTTTCTGCATATGAAAATTTAGAGGTAGCCGAGATACTATCGCAGCAGCCGATTGATGAAGAGTTGTTAAAAAGACTCGATATTGAGCATTGTATAAAACAGAAGGTTACGGAACTCTCAGGCGGTCAGCAACAACGTGTATCTATCGCAAGGGTTTTGACAAAAAAACCGGAAATAATTTTTGCAGATGAACCGACAGGAAATCTGGACAGTAAAACCGCTCATGAAGTTATGGAGCTGTTTTTTGAATATTGTGACAAAAATGATGCAGGTATGGTTCTAGTTACACACGATACAGGTCTTGCACAGCTGTGCGACAAAGTGTACAGACTCGAAGATAAAGAGTTAAAAAGAGAAAAATAGTATGCAATGGGCAGCAATATTTAACGATTATAATGTAGTTGGATTTTTATTACTGTTTTTCCGTTTTGCTGCCCTATTTTTAACAGTACCTATATTTTCTCATCAAAATATCCCTATTACTATTAAGGCTGCTATCGCTTTTTTCTTTACGATAGTATTCTACTCCTCTATGCCACCGTTGCAAATCTCGATCGATATCCCGACTATAGTGTTGGCAATACTGAGTGAATTTATCTTCGGGCTTGCCATTGGAGTTGTTTTACTGCTTGCATATCATGTTATAACGTTTGCAGGTGGTCAGATATCTTATATGATGGGTTTCTCACTAGCAAGTGCTATTGACCCACAAACAGGTGTTTCGATGCCTATTATCTCGCAGTTTTTGTCACTGATCGCTTTAATGGTACTTTTTAGTTTAAATCTTCATCATTGGGTACTTCTGTTTGTTGATGCGTCACTCAAAAGTGTTCCTTTAGGGGGCTTTTTAATGAGTGAAGATTTTTTTAACTATACACTCCATGCTACTTCAAATATGTTTTTAGTAGGCTTTATGATAGCCTTCCCGATTATTGCTTTATCTTGGCTGGCAGATGTGATCTTCGGAATGCTTATGAAGACGATGCCACAGTTCAACTTACTTGTTATCGGTTTCCCGATAAAGATCATGGTTGCATTTGTTGTTCTTATAGCAACAATCACAGCAACAATGTTGATCGTAAAAGGGCAGATGCAAGAGGCTTTTAACACCTTAGAGATGTTTTTTTAGTTTTTTTTGATACAATACAGTGATTATTGATTTTGATATAATCAGAGAATATTGTCGAAGGAAAAACAAGTGCAAATCTTACTTTTAAATGATAATCCAGTTGTTACTAAATTAGTTACATTAAGTGCCCAAAAAACATCCGATGAACTTGATGTTGTTGGGAGCATAGATGAGATTGATGAATCTAAAGATTATGATTTACTTGTTGTTGACGATACAAAATATAGCGAAACTCTTCTAGAAGATCTTAACTTTAAAACTACATATGTTAAATCACTCTATATATTATCACGCGATGCAGAACCAGTAGATGGTTTTACTACGACACTGAAAAAACCGTTTTTACCTACAGACTTAGTAGAACTATTTGCAGTGCTTGGCAAAGAGATTGCAAATATAGATGACGATGACTTAATAGATGATGCAGAAGGTAGTGCTGATAGTGACTTTAAACTGGATGAAGATATAGATCTTGATGATGAATTGCCTGCACTTGAGGGTGACCTTCCTGAACTTGAAGATGAACTTTTAATTCACGAAGATGATACTCTAAGCGGTGAGAGTGTTTTAGATTCTGAAGAGGCACAAAAAGTGAAAGATCTATTGGATGAAGCTGAAGATGATTTTGAACTAGATGATTCATTAGACTTAGATGATTCTCTAGAAGATCTTGATGAGTTGTCGGACGGGGATGAAGAGATAGATGAATTAGAAGGTTCAGAAGAAGATTTTAATCTTGATGACCTTGTAGACGGATTTGCGGAGGAAGAGTCTATCTCAGATGATGAGA
Above is a window of Sulfurimonas marina DNA encoding:
- the mqnP gene encoding menaquinone biosynthesis prenyltransferase MqnP; its protein translation is MQDLKQKLKDFNELVMFEHSIFSLPFIFIAMVVAADGWFGFGLLFLGALAAVTARNFAMGVNRYADRDIDAHNPRTANRPNVDGRLDATSILIFIGVNALAFIVIAYLINPLAFKLSIPILLVLGSYSYFKRFSSMAHIILGISLGLAPIAGVIAVSAAIPIWSVLLALGVIFWVAGFDLLYSLQDMEYDVEKGLHSIPSKYGAESTLFISALFHGLAVLFWLLFVWAADLGFFALLAAAGSGLVLAYEQKLVRRDFTQIDRAFFTVNGYLGIVFFILIVLDRILA
- a CDS encoding DUF6115 domain-containing protein, yielding MNLEQINFQLEYVVVIMALIILYLLYYVYTKDTTYSKNIRSVASVVEDLNRELYYLKKQLSEAETKFQSNSQRMNDDEIYQEIERSVYDMVQPLSIAMKQLQSNIEVIEGQIEHRIAQLESGVKQFSIPTSIHANDDEKIISLFKQGVSIETIAKELHLSKPEVEFVLKINKIK
- a CDS encoding FtsW/RodA/SpoVE family cell cycle protein encodes the protein MADRKLFTLVSILVGLSIIISYSLTEYTVLLFDTNQFHFAIRQTVFGLVGIVLIYVLSLGDPDKHLKPLGFTLFFGSLILMIAMPFLPESVVSEVGGAKRWIKVAGFSLAPVEFFKVGFVYFLAWSFSRKLGHHNGMGIRSEFRRFLPYAVVFVAAMFIIAFLQKDLGQVVVLGGTLLFMLIFAGSSFKFFLSILGGIFGAVVLFILTAEHRIARIKSWWALAQNSVLEIMPEFVAEKLRVPVEVEPYQIGHSLNAIHNGGLFGVGLGNGTFKLGFLSEVHTDFVLAGIAEEFGFIGILFVVFIFMWMLQRIFKIANRTKDTSIYLFSIGIGLVLSFEFLVNAYGISGITPIKGISVPFLSYGGSAMLGACLSVGMVLMASKKANMNGKTSISTSE
- the murG gene encoding undecaprenyldiphospho-muramoylpentapeptide beta-N-acetylglucosaminyltransferase, with amino-acid sequence MKICITGGGTGGHLMVAEALVEAVVNDGDEAIFIGSNKGQDQKYFGEHSEFSHVYFLETTGVVNQRGLGKIKALYKVFKAFLEARKILKEHKIEATYSVGGFSAAAASFATLSLFKPLFIHEQNAKTGRLNGLLKPFAKRFISGYEKDSKIQGYPVKEVFVKTARVRTELNTIIFLGGSHGARAINDLALSVAWKLKKQGIKIIHQAGESDLQRVEEEYKKLGIDDVELYGFTKELPTLIEKADMAVSRAGASTLWELSTNGCPAFYIPYPYAAGDHQYYNAKFIVDNDLGWCEREGEELQSKLLHAIKESALATKSEKLLEYNQKNVATTMITEVRDLLNA
- a CDS encoding DedA family protein, producing MLKDLAQFLVDQIFEFGYPGIFILMAIESSFIPFPSEIVLVPAGYLASQEKMNIVLIALSAVGGSMVGAFINYYLAYFVGRKFLNKYGKYFFISKEVLAKMDSFFTKHGAISTFTGRLIPGIRQLISIPAGLAHMDIVKFSIYTALGAGLWSLVLIFLGYFIGENQELIDQYLKQITFSIVILVIIFAFIYYKIKIKKV
- a CDS encoding DUF420 domain-containing protein → MEYMFSSGFFGTRAPLFMDVVTLIVAVLPLLIFGGIMFAKKGNYKMHAFAQNLIYVVSVIVVIYFEYGVRIGGGFATFASDTEVNYTYALFVLVFHIAIAVATFFYWTLTIIKANKWFKADVIPGEMSKTHKLMAIKSFVGIIFTSMTGIWVYISLFI
- the bcp gene encoding thioredoxin-dependent thiol peroxidase, which translates into the protein MIEVGAAAPEFCLPNQDDVEICLRDLKGKWIVLYFYPKDSTPGCTTEACEFTEAMPEFGNMDAIILGVSADSTKRHRNFIEKQNLSITLLSDESTDMMQEYGVWQLKKNYGREYMGIVRSTLIIDPQGVVQAVWEKVRVKGHVEAVKEKLAELQG